A region of Periplaneta americana isolate PAMFEO1 chromosome 16, P.americana_PAMFEO1_priV1, whole genome shotgun sequence DNA encodes the following proteins:
- the LOC138691927 gene encoding uncharacterized protein isoform X4, producing the protein MKCEAQVVSTPTSSTPIPRMCAVNHVSTTPEECAPIMTSRQSTASQGKSSRKRSPSGSRGKYSAAKLSRLTEYESEVFLLKQELEEAKMRHDMEMQEAQIAHDEQMYRAQMEMFKAKIRHDEEIYQLQKAKMLLEMEILKEKSCYLHTVEEEPIEDEVVAEIRVADDCRQSSQNHLRF; encoded by the exons ATGAAATGTGAAGCTCAG GTCGTTAGTACTCCAACATCATCAACACCAATTCCAAGAATGTGTGCTGTGAACCATGTCTCCACAACTCCTGAGGAATGTGCACCAATAATGACCAGCAG GCAGTCCACTGCGTCTCAAGGGAAATCTTCAAGGAAACGTTCTCCTAGTGGAAGTCGTGGGAAG TATTCTGCTGCAAAGTTGTCGAGATTGACAGAATATGAATCAGAGGTGTTTCTACTCAAACAAGAACTGGAAGAAGCCAAGATGAGACATGACATGGAGATGCAAGAAGCCCAGATCGCACATGATGAACAGATGTACAGAGCCCAGATGGAGATGTTCAAAGCCAAGATCAGACATGACGAGGAGATCTATCAGCTGCAGAAGGCAAAAATGTTAttagaaatggaaatattaaag GAGAAGTCGTGTTACTTGCACACGGTGGAGGAGGAGCCAATTGAAGATGAAGTCGTGGCAGAGAT CAGGGTTGCTGATGACTGCAGACAATCTTCACAAAACCATCTAAGATTCTAA
- the LOC138691927 gene encoding uncharacterized protein isoform X1, with the protein MDMIKKEPQLDAFAAEINCNLDTEEKKPLLEVVSTPTSSTPIPRMCAVNHVSTTPEECAPIMTSRQSTASQGKSSRKRSPSGSRGKYSAAKLSRLTEYESEVFLLKQELEEAKMRHDMEMQEAQIAHDEQMYRAQMEMFKAKIRHDEEIYQLQKAKMLLEMEILKEKSCYLHTVEEEPIEDEVVAEIRVADDCRQSSQNHLRF; encoded by the exons ATGGATATGATCAAGAAGGAACCGCAGCTGGACGCATTTGCTGCAGAAATAAATTGTAATCTAGATACAGAAGAGAAGAAGCCTCTGTTGGag GTCGTTAGTACTCCAACATCATCAACACCAATTCCAAGAATGTGTGCTGTGAACCATGTCTCCACAACTCCTGAGGAATGTGCACCAATAATGACCAGCAG GCAGTCCACTGCGTCTCAAGGGAAATCTTCAAGGAAACGTTCTCCTAGTGGAAGTCGTGGGAAG TATTCTGCTGCAAAGTTGTCGAGATTGACAGAATATGAATCAGAGGTGTTTCTACTCAAACAAGAACTGGAAGAAGCCAAGATGAGACATGACATGGAGATGCAAGAAGCCCAGATCGCACATGATGAACAGATGTACAGAGCCCAGATGGAGATGTTCAAAGCCAAGATCAGACATGACGAGGAGATCTATCAGCTGCAGAAGGCAAAAATGTTAttagaaatggaaatattaaag GAGAAGTCGTGTTACTTGCACACGGTGGAGGAGGAGCCAATTGAAGATGAAGTCGTGGCAGAGAT CAGGGTTGCTGATGACTGCAGACAATCTTCACAAAACCATCTAAGATTCTAA
- the LOC138691927 gene encoding uncharacterized protein isoform X2, whose protein sequence is MDMIKKEPQLDAFAAEINCNLDTEEKKPLLEVVSTPTSSTPIPRMCAVNHVSTTPEECAPIMTSRQSTASQGKSSRKRSPSGSRGKYSAAKLSRLTEYESEVFLLKQELEEAKMRHDMEMQEAQIAHDEQMYRAQMEMFKAKIRHDEEIYQLQKAKMLLEMEILKEKSCYLHTVEEEPIEDEVVAEMVADDCRQSSQNHLRF, encoded by the exons ATGGATATGATCAAGAAGGAACCGCAGCTGGACGCATTTGCTGCAGAAATAAATTGTAATCTAGATACAGAAGAGAAGAAGCCTCTGTTGGag GTCGTTAGTACTCCAACATCATCAACACCAATTCCAAGAATGTGTGCTGTGAACCATGTCTCCACAACTCCTGAGGAATGTGCACCAATAATGACCAGCAG GCAGTCCACTGCGTCTCAAGGGAAATCTTCAAGGAAACGTTCTCCTAGTGGAAGTCGTGGGAAG TATTCTGCTGCAAAGTTGTCGAGATTGACAGAATATGAATCAGAGGTGTTTCTACTCAAACAAGAACTGGAAGAAGCCAAGATGAGACATGACATGGAGATGCAAGAAGCCCAGATCGCACATGATGAACAGATGTACAGAGCCCAGATGGAGATGTTCAAAGCCAAGATCAGACATGACGAGGAGATCTATCAGCTGCAGAAGGCAAAAATGTTAttagaaatggaaatattaaag GAGAAGTCGTGTTACTTGCACACGGTGGAGGAGGAGCCAATTGAAGATGAAGTCGTGGCAGAGAT GGTTGCTGATGACTGCAGACAATCTTCACAAAACCATCTAAGATTCTAA
- the LOC138691927 gene encoding uncharacterized protein isoform X3: MDMIKKEPQLDAFAAEINCNLDTEEKKPLLEVVSTPTSSTPIPRMCAVNHVSTTPEECAPIMTSRQSTASQGKSSRKRSPSGSRGKYSAAKLSRLTEYESEVFLLKQELEEAKMRHDMEMQEAQIAHDEQMYRAQMEMFKAKIRHDEEIYQLQKAKMLLEMEILKEKSCYLHTVEEEPIEDEVVAEMCVGEDTSYY; this comes from the exons ATGGATATGATCAAGAAGGAACCGCAGCTGGACGCATTTGCTGCAGAAATAAATTGTAATCTAGATACAGAAGAGAAGAAGCCTCTGTTGGag GTCGTTAGTACTCCAACATCATCAACACCAATTCCAAGAATGTGTGCTGTGAACCATGTCTCCACAACTCCTGAGGAATGTGCACCAATAATGACCAGCAG GCAGTCCACTGCGTCTCAAGGGAAATCTTCAAGGAAACGTTCTCCTAGTGGAAGTCGTGGGAAG TATTCTGCTGCAAAGTTGTCGAGATTGACAGAATATGAATCAGAGGTGTTTCTACTCAAACAAGAACTGGAAGAAGCCAAGATGAGACATGACATGGAGATGCAAGAAGCCCAGATCGCACATGATGAACAGATGTACAGAGCCCAGATGGAGATGTTCAAAGCCAAGATCAGACATGACGAGGAGATCTATCAGCTGCAGAAGGCAAAAATGTTAttagaaatggaaatattaaag GAGAAGTCGTGTTACTTGCACACGGTGGAGGAGGAGCCAATTGAAGATGAAGTCGTGGCAGAGAT GTGCGTAGGTGAGGATACGTCATACTACTGA